In one window of Nocardia brasiliensis DNA:
- a CDS encoding HD domain-containing protein produces MRIATVDELMVLLAAGADVWDMPDRGGDPVDILDHDRQCAELLRRDCPDDEELQVAGLVHDIGHQLVPGDDAGHGRHGAAAVRGLLGTRVARLVELHVVAKRYLAATDSAHAAGLSPSSRRTLVAQGGPMNAAEIAAFRADPDFAAALTLRRADDAGKVVGLPVAPLATWRPIIARVAARHR; encoded by the coding sequence GTGCGGATAGCCACGGTGGACGAACTGATGGTGCTGCTGGCGGCCGGCGCGGACGTCTGGGATATGCCCGATCGCGGCGGCGACCCGGTCGACATCCTCGACCACGATCGGCAGTGCGCGGAACTGCTGCGCCGCGACTGCCCCGACGACGAGGAACTCCAGGTGGCCGGGCTGGTGCACGACATCGGCCACCAACTCGTCCCGGGCGACGACGCGGGCCACGGCCGCCACGGCGCCGCGGCGGTCCGCGGGCTGCTCGGTACGCGCGTCGCGCGGCTCGTCGAGTTGCACGTGGTCGCGAAACGCTATCTCGCCGCGACGGATTCGGCGCACGCCGCGGGACTGTCGCCGTCGAGTCGCCGCACGCTGGTCGCCCAGGGCGGGCCGATGAACGCGGCGGAGATCGCTGCGTTCCGCGCCGACCCGGACTTCGCGGCCGCGCTGACGCTGCGCCGCGCCGACGACGCGGGCAAGGTCGTCGGGCTCCCGGTCGCCCCCTTGGCTACCTGGCGTCCGATCATCGCCCGGGTCGCCGCCCGGCACCGCTGA
- a CDS encoding PIG-L deacetylase family protein → MRQVPEDWQRGLVIVAHPDDIEYGAAAAVARWTGQGKDIRYVLATSGEAGIAGVPPAESGPLREAEERAAAAAVGVQQVEFLGYPDGRVEQTLELRRDLAAAIRRHRPDLVVLFNFGDTWAPGFANSADHRAVGRAALDAIADAANEWIFPELTEAPWSARWGAVAGPTATHAVDVTAHLEQAKASLAEHRRYLAALSTEPVREQVRAIVERATGPIDGFPAAHAVGFELYYFGAGD, encoded by the coding sequence GTGCGGCAAGTACCCGAGGATTGGCAGCGTGGGCTGGTGATCGTCGCCCATCCCGACGACATCGAATACGGCGCGGCCGCGGCCGTGGCCCGCTGGACCGGACAGGGCAAGGACATTCGCTACGTCCTGGCCACCAGCGGAGAGGCCGGGATCGCCGGAGTGCCGCCCGCGGAGTCTGGTCCGCTGCGCGAGGCCGAGGAACGCGCCGCCGCCGCGGCGGTGGGCGTGCAACAGGTCGAGTTTCTCGGCTACCCCGACGGCCGGGTCGAACAAACGCTGGAGTTGCGCCGCGATCTGGCGGCCGCGATTCGCCGCCATCGACCGGACCTGGTGGTGCTGTTCAACTTCGGCGACACCTGGGCGCCCGGCTTCGCCAACAGCGCCGACCATCGGGCCGTGGGCCGGGCCGCGCTGGACGCCATCGCCGACGCGGCCAACGAGTGGATCTTTCCCGAACTCACCGAGGCGCCGTGGTCGGCGCGCTGGGGCGCGGTGGCAGGCCCGACGGCCACGCATGCCGTCGATGTCACCGCTCATCTCGAGCAGGCGAAGGCCTCGCTGGCCGAGCACCGCCGCTACCTGGCCGCGCTGAGCACCGAGCCGGTGCGGGAGCAGGTGCGCGCCATCGTGGAGCGCGCGACCGGCCCGATCGACGGCTTCCCCGCCGCGCACGCCGTCGGTTTCGAGCTGTACTACTTCGGCGCGGGCGACTGA
- a CDS encoding PRC and DUF2382 domain-containing protein, translated as MTGMLEELIGSAVLDQGGDKIGKVKRVYVDNTSGSPTWVAVSTGMFSDDSLVPLAGAELRHDPETLQVRVEKAEVKSAPHLDHDGLISAESERELFAHYHIDPRRAGWDMGGRQQMRGGTRPDDAAGMVRSEERLAVGKETEEVGTARLRKYVVTEEQTVTVPTTHEEVRIEREPITDPAAVGRADIGEQEREVTLHEERVTVNKEAVPVERVRLAVDEVEDAETVSGTVRKERIEAEGVDKDRRHRHNR; from the coding sequence ATGACCGGAATGCTGGAAGAACTCATCGGAAGTGCCGTCCTCGATCAGGGCGGTGACAAGATCGGCAAGGTCAAGCGGGTCTACGTCGACAACACCTCCGGCTCGCCGACCTGGGTGGCCGTCTCCACCGGCATGTTCAGCGACGATTCGCTGGTCCCGCTGGCCGGCGCGGAGCTGCGGCACGACCCGGAGACGTTGCAGGTCCGGGTGGAGAAGGCGGAGGTGAAGAGCGCCCCGCATCTCGATCACGACGGGCTGATCAGCGCCGAGTCGGAACGAGAACTGTTCGCGCACTACCACATCGACCCGCGCCGGGCCGGCTGGGACATGGGCGGCAGGCAGCAGATGCGTGGCGGCACGCGCCCGGACGACGCCGCGGGAATGGTGCGCTCGGAGGAGCGCCTCGCCGTCGGCAAGGAGACCGAGGAGGTCGGCACGGCGCGGCTGCGCAAGTACGTGGTGACCGAGGAACAGACGGTGACCGTGCCGACCACGCACGAGGAGGTCCGGATCGAGCGCGAGCCGATCACCGACCCGGCCGCGGTGGGCCGGGCCGACATCGGCGAGCAGGAGCGCGAGGTGACCCTGCACGAGGAGCGCGTGACCGTGAACAAGGAAGCCGTCCCGGTCGAGCGGGTGCGCCTGGCCGTCGACGAGGTCGAGGACGCCGAAACCGTGTCCGGCACGGTCCGCAAGGAGCGGATCGAGGCCGAGGGAGTCGACAAGGACCGCCGCCACAGGCACAACCGATAG
- a CDS encoding response regulator transcription factor, which translates to MGIRRLLAMAGVAVTDLPGAYATPGQIRRIGCVEDHQAVAVGLAAILSEQPDLTVVAMAPTVPELLAQTTQLDLAILDLRLSDGSSPRANVELLREHGIDCLVYTTGDWRDLIRAAAQAGVLGVALKSDPAEKTTAMVRAAASGRHVATSVWASAIDSDPALTNIDLPPRQRQVLELYANGETAASVARKLELSEHTVNDYLARIRRRYAEAGRPVRTRVDLYREATRDGFIGREPRER; encoded by the coding sequence ATGGGGATTCGTCGGCTGCTCGCCATGGCGGGCGTGGCCGTCACGGACCTGCCGGGGGCGTATGCCACGCCGGGGCAGATCCGCCGCATCGGCTGTGTCGAAGACCATCAGGCCGTCGCCGTCGGGCTGGCGGCCATCCTGTCCGAACAACCCGACCTGACCGTCGTCGCCATGGCCCCCACGGTCCCCGAACTCCTCGCACAGACAACGCAATTGGATCTGGCCATCCTCGATCTGCGGCTCTCGGACGGCTCCAGCCCGCGGGCGAACGTCGAGCTGCTGCGCGAGCACGGGATCGACTGCCTGGTCTATACCACCGGCGACTGGCGCGATCTGATCCGTGCGGCCGCCCAGGCCGGTGTGCTCGGGGTCGCGCTGAAGAGCGATCCGGCCGAGAAGACCACGGCCATGGTGCGCGCCGCCGCGTCCGGTAGGCACGTGGCCACGTCGGTGTGGGCCTCGGCGATCGACAGCGACCCGGCGCTCACCAACATCGACCTGCCGCCGCGCCAGCGGCAGGTACTCGAGCTCTACGCCAACGGCGAGACCGCGGCCTCGGTGGCGCGCAAGCTGGAACTGTCCGAACACACGGTCAACGACTATCTCGCGCGCATCCGGCGCCGCTACGCCGAGGCGGGACGGCCGGTACGCACCCGGGTCGACCTCTATCGCGAGGCCACCCGGGACGGATTCATCGGCAGGGAACCACGGGAGCGATGA
- a CDS encoding sensor histidine kinase — translation MIGAQRPADSEAQRGAEAKLVRGASLFVGFGGVFYAALTVTTALAQTPLAAPWWTPVALLAVYLPTVVIAVAAARWRMALVRRAVLVFAVGYALAALSWPLVRTGATVTPEQYLWLGWIPGLPAVAMCLFWRFAPFGYLAGAAVLAQFDVMLARGPAVHNPLLPEMLFAFAYSAFPCAACVVLVRIGRILDQTSSSALAAATAMAAAQARRFERRRFDALTHDGVIATLLEASRTPNSPILTHYAQSTLRNLARLRSGLPAQDDLDVDLVVAGIRAAAAEVDDRIPLRVAPHDGAELTVPPEVATALAAATGEALRNWKKHACSPAREAACEVTVTATPADIRVDVVDDGVGFDPSAVPPDRLGLRASIVDRIAQLPGGWSAIESAPGRGSRVSVGWAA, via the coding sequence ATGATCGGCGCGCAGCGGCCCGCCGACTCCGAGGCGCAGCGCGGCGCCGAGGCGAAACTGGTGCGTGGCGCGAGCCTGTTCGTCGGCTTCGGCGGGGTGTTCTACGCCGCGCTCACCGTGACGACCGCCCTGGCACAGACCCCGCTGGCCGCGCCGTGGTGGACCCCGGTCGCCCTGCTCGCGGTCTACCTGCCGACCGTGGTGATCGCCGTCGCGGCCGCGCGCTGGCGAATGGCACTCGTGCGCCGGGCCGTGCTGGTCTTCGCGGTGGGCTACGCGCTGGCCGCACTGAGCTGGCCGCTGGTGCGCACCGGCGCGACCGTCACGCCCGAGCAATACCTGTGGCTCGGCTGGATCCCCGGCCTGCCCGCCGTCGCGATGTGCCTGTTCTGGCGGTTCGCGCCGTTCGGCTATCTGGCGGGCGCTGCGGTCCTCGCCCAGTTCGATGTCATGCTCGCCCGCGGGCCCGCGGTGCACAACCCGCTGCTGCCGGAAATGCTGTTCGCCTTCGCCTATTCGGCGTTTCCCTGCGCCGCCTGCGTGGTGCTGGTCCGGATCGGCCGCATCCTCGACCAGACCAGCAGCTCGGCGCTGGCCGCGGCCACCGCGATGGCCGCCGCGCAGGCGCGCCGCTTCGAACGGCGGCGCTTCGACGCGCTCACCCACGACGGCGTGATCGCCACCCTGCTCGAGGCCTCACGCACGCCGAACTCGCCGATCCTGACCCACTACGCGCAATCCACCCTGCGCAATCTGGCCAGGCTGCGTTCCGGTCTGCCCGCCCAGGACGATCTCGACGTCGACCTCGTCGTCGCCGGTATCCGGGCGGCCGCAGCCGAGGTGGACGACCGGATCCCGCTGCGCGTCGCGCCGCACGACGGCGCCGAACTCACCGTGCCGCCCGAGGTGGCGACCGCGCTGGCCGCGGCCACCGGTGAGGCACTGCGCAATTGGAAGAAGCACGCCTGCTCCCCGGCGCGCGAGGCCGCGTGCGAGGTGACGGTGACCGCGACGCCCGCCGACATCCGGGTCGACGTGGTGGACGACGGCGTCGGCTTCGACCCGAGCGCGGTGCCGCCGGACCGGCTCGGCCTGCGCGCGAGCATCGTCGACCGGATCGCGCAGCTGCCCGGCGGCTGGTCGGCGATCGAATCCGCGCCGGGCCGGGGCAGCCGGGTGAGCGTCGGGTGGGCGGCATGA
- a CDS encoding response regulator transcription factor, producing the protein MIAATSHTLPLSVVRPHPLYPADPAMPAHHWPDAALSAREREVLVTWVLCDSKTDVAHRLYLSLGTVNTHITRIRAKYAAVGRTANTKAALVVRALQDGLIDLDEL; encoded by the coding sequence ATGATAGCCGCAACTTCGCATACCCTCCCCCTGTCCGTCGTCCGGCCGCATCCCCTTTATCCGGCCGATCCTGCCATGCCCGCGCACCACTGGCCCGACGCCGCGCTCTCCGCCAGGGAGCGAGAGGTGCTCGTCACGTGGGTCCTCTGTGACTCCAAAACCGATGTGGCACACCGGCTGTACCTCTCTCTCGGCACGGTCAACACCCACATCACCCGAATCCGCGCGAAATACGCCGCCGTCGGCCGCACCGCCAACACCAAGGCCGCCCTGGTAGTCCGCGCGCTCCAAGACGGCCTGATCGACCTGGACGAGCTCTAG
- the pspM gene encoding phage shock envelope stress response protein PspM, which yields MSQSGKVRPGRRRDAVIVRAQAALAPQPGSLPDSLREVGEHALVAVRRWADPRERELRRRRRARRRSFQLGTAGGLTTAGAVGLAVISAPAWIVVVLGGGAVALVTGTALSARRYLRLRGVPLPRAAFIPRKQPPPWSRARGPIARLVRAERALHGLAAQIAHGNRLPDDELADMLETAGSGSAALHALAADVTAMEQALGAMGRSNSPAAAGLTDNLHFALARLDSGVAEYEQVVAAAGRILAVPESAVLRHNFDTIVADLRHAADRLDGWAQALTEIADQKSPMTTPESPSAR from the coding sequence ATGAGTCAGTCCGGGAAAGTGCGACCGGGCCGTAGGCGCGACGCCGTGATCGTGCGGGCCCAGGCCGCGCTGGCGCCGCAGCCGGGCAGCCTGCCCGACAGCCTGCGCGAGGTCGGGGAGCACGCACTGGTCGCGGTCCGGCGCTGGGCCGACCCGCGCGAACGCGAACTGCGCCGCAGACGCCGTGCGCGCCGCCGCAGCTTCCAACTCGGTACCGCCGGCGGGCTCACCACCGCCGGTGCCGTGGGGCTGGCCGTCATCTCCGCGCCCGCCTGGATCGTCGTGGTGCTCGGTGGCGGCGCGGTCGCGCTGGTCACCGGCACCGCGCTCAGCGCTCGCCGATACCTGCGGCTGCGTGGCGTGCCCTTGCCGCGGGCGGCGTTCATTCCGCGCAAGCAACCACCGCCGTGGTCGCGCGCGCGTGGCCCGATCGCCCGGCTGGTGCGTGCCGAACGCGCGCTGCACGGCCTCGCCGCGCAGATCGCGCACGGCAACCGTCTGCCCGACGACGAACTCGCCGACATGCTCGAAACGGCAGGCTCCGGGTCCGCCGCCCTGCACGCGCTCGCCGCCGACGTGACCGCCATGGAGCAGGCGCTCGGCGCGATGGGCCGCTCGAATTCCCCCGCCGCCGCGGGCCTCACCGACAACCTCCACTTCGCGCTGGCCCGCCTCGACTCCGGCGTCGCCGAGTACGAGCAGGTCGTCGCGGCCGCGGGCCGCATCCTCGCGGTCCCCGAGAGCGCGGTTCTCCGGCACAATTTCGACACCATCGTCGCCGACCTCCGGCACGCTGCCGACCGCCTCGATGGCTGGGCCCAAGCCCTCACCGAGATAGCCGACCAGAAATCCCCCATGACCACCCCGGAATCTCCCTCGGCCCGTTGA
- a CDS encoding PspA/IM30 family protein: MANPFVKAWKYLMALFDSKIEEHADPKVQIQQAIEEAQRQHQALSQQAASVIGNQRQLEMKLNRQLDEVEKLNANARQAVMLADQAAAAGDTEKAIQYTNAAEAFAAQLVTAEQSVEDLKVLHDQSLQAATQAKKAVEQNAMLLQQKVAERTKLLSQLEQAKMQEQVSASLQQMDSTLSAPGTTPSLDAVREKIERRYANALGSAELAQNTVQGRMLEVQQASIQMAGHSKLEQIRASMRGDQLPAGGAAQPAVNPAPAQANPAQPQMNKGQAAQQ; the protein is encoded by the coding sequence ATGGCTAATCCGTTCGTCAAGGCCTGGAAATACCTGATGGCCCTCTTCGATTCGAAGATCGAGGAGCACGCGGATCCGAAGGTCCAGATTCAGCAGGCTATCGAGGAAGCCCAGCGTCAGCATCAGGCCCTCTCGCAGCAGGCCGCGTCGGTCATCGGCAACCAGCGTCAGCTGGAGATGAAACTCAACCGGCAGCTCGACGAGGTCGAGAAGCTCAATGCCAACGCGCGCCAGGCGGTCATGCTCGCCGACCAGGCGGCCGCCGCGGGCGACACCGAGAAGGCCATCCAGTACACCAACGCGGCCGAGGCGTTCGCCGCGCAGCTGGTCACCGCCGAGCAGTCGGTCGAGGACCTCAAGGTGCTGCACGACCAGTCGCTGCAGGCCGCCACGCAGGCCAAGAAGGCCGTCGAGCAGAACGCGATGCTGCTGCAGCAGAAGGTCGCCGAGCGCACCAAGCTGCTGAGCCAGCTGGAGCAGGCCAAGATGCAGGAGCAGGTTTCGGCCTCGCTGCAGCAGATGGACTCGACCCTGTCCGCGCCGGGCACCACGCCCAGCCTGGACGCGGTGCGCGAGAAGATCGAGCGGCGCTACGCCAACGCGCTCGGCTCCGCCGAGCTCGCGCAGAACACGGTGCAGGGACGCATGCTCGAGGTGCAGCAGGCCAGCATCCAGATGGCCGGGCACAGCAAGCTGGAGCAGATCCGCGCCTCGATGCGCGGCGACCAGCTGCCGGCCGGCGGCGCGGCCCAGCCCGCCGTCAATCCCGCGCCCGCGCAAGCGAATCCGGCGCAGCCGCAGATGAACAAGGGTCAGGCCGCACAGCAGTAG
- a CDS encoding CinA family protein, which produces MTDPLIGDAPAADLVRTLTAAGQTVATAESLTAGLVAATIAGVPGASAVLRGGLVVYATDLKHSLGGVSDEVLRTEGPVAASTAEQLAVGARTRCGADWGVALTGVAGPDTQDGHAVGTVFLGLAGPGHTEVMRLKLRGQRWTIRIDATRVALRELLRCVQRPDRGLGGQDGQGE; this is translated from the coding sequence GTGACCGATCCGCTGATCGGCGACGCACCGGCCGCCGACCTCGTGCGCACCTTGACCGCTGCGGGGCAGACCGTGGCCACCGCCGAATCGCTGACCGCCGGTCTGGTGGCGGCGACCATCGCGGGCGTACCCGGGGCCAGCGCGGTGCTGCGCGGCGGCCTGGTGGTGTACGCCACAGATCTCAAACACAGCCTCGGCGGCGTCAGCGACGAAGTACTTCGGACGGAGGGGCCGGTCGCCGCGAGCACCGCCGAGCAGCTGGCCGTCGGCGCGCGCACCCGCTGCGGCGCGGACTGGGGCGTCGCGCTGACCGGTGTCGCCGGACCCGACACACAGGACGGGCACGCGGTCGGCACGGTGTTCCTCGGGCTGGCCGGGCCGGGGCACACCGAGGTGATGCGGTTGAAACTGCGCGGGCAGCGGTGGACGATCAGGATTGATGCGACGCGCGTCGCATTACGCGAACTGTTGCGCTGCGTACAACGCCCGGACCGCGGTCTCGGCGGGCAAGATGGGCAAGGTGAGTGA
- the pgsA gene encoding CDP-diacylglycerol--glycerol-3-phosphate 3-phosphatidyltransferase, translating to MSAQPEEIDRRWAAPSQIRSGFVPAQPEPVVPLMNIANILTMLRIALVPLFVVALFVDGGHQSGWRITAAALFGIAAITDRFDGQLARKYGLVTDFGKLADPIADKALIGSAVIGLSVLGDLAWWITLVICGREVGVTVLRLIVVRRGVIPAGRGGKLKTLVQSIAIAFLLLPFTGWLAGVGMALMYVAVALTVLTGLDYVGQAARVWFAGGPGRSRGA from the coding sequence GTGAGCGCGCAACCGGAGGAAATCGACCGGCGCTGGGCGGCGCCGAGCCAGATCCGCTCCGGCTTCGTGCCCGCGCAGCCCGAGCCCGTGGTCCCGCTGATGAACATCGCGAACATCCTGACCATGCTGCGGATCGCGCTGGTCCCGCTGTTCGTGGTCGCGTTGTTCGTCGACGGCGGGCACCAGAGCGGGTGGCGGATCACCGCGGCCGCGCTGTTCGGCATCGCCGCGATCACCGATCGCTTCGACGGGCAACTGGCGCGCAAATACGGGCTGGTCACCGATTTCGGCAAACTCGCCGACCCGATCGCGGACAAGGCGCTGATCGGCTCCGCGGTCATCGGGTTATCGGTGCTCGGCGATCTGGCCTGGTGGATCACCCTGGTCATCTGCGGCCGCGAGGTCGGGGTGACCGTGCTGCGGTTGATCGTGGTGCGCCGCGGGGTGATTCCGGCGGGCCGCGGCGGCAAGCTGAAGACCCTCGTGCAGTCGATCGCGATCGCGTTCCTGCTGCTGCCGTTCACCGGCTGGCTGGCCGGTGTCGGGATGGCGCTGATGTATGTGGCGGTCGCGCTGACCGTGCTCACCGGGCTCGACTACGTCGGGCAGGCGGCACGGGTGTGGTTCGCCGGCGGGCCCGGTCGATCGCGCGGCGCATGA
- a CDS encoding amino-acid N-acetyltransferase, which produces MNSRGPLGGSTSDAHPGAPLGAQCSPVPSAAPTAASVSTALVVRRARTSDVPEIKRLVDVYAGRILLEKNLVTLYEAVQEFWVAELDGRVVGCGALHVLWADLGEVRTVAVHPDVKGSGVGRLVVEQLIAVARELELRRVFVLTFEVDFFARHGFVEIDGTPVTAEVYAEMCRSYDTGVAEFLDLSYVKPNTLGNTRMLLTL; this is translated from the coding sequence ATGAACTCTCGGGGACCACTAGGTGGTTCGACCAGCGACGCACATCCGGGCGCGCCCCTCGGCGCGCAGTGCTCTCCCGTCCCGTCGGCAGCGCCCACCGCCGCTTCCGTGAGCACCGCCCTGGTTGTCCGACGCGCGCGAACCTCCGACGTGCCCGAGATCAAACGCCTCGTCGATGTCTACGCGGGCCGGATACTCCTGGAGAAGAATCTGGTCACGCTGTACGAGGCGGTGCAGGAGTTCTGGGTCGCCGAGCTGGACGGCCGGGTCGTCGGCTGCGGCGCGCTGCACGTGCTGTGGGCCGACCTGGGCGAGGTGCGCACGGTCGCCGTGCATCCCGACGTGAAGGGCAGCGGCGTCGGCAGGCTCGTGGTCGAACAGCTCATCGCGGTGGCCCGCGAACTCGAGCTGCGGCGGGTGTTCGTGCTGACCTTCGAGGTGGACTTCTTCGCGCGGCACGGGTTCGTCGAGATCGACGGGACGCCGGTGACGGCCGAGGTGTACGCCGAGATGTGCCGCTCCTACGACACCGGTGTCGCCGAATTCCTCGACCTGAGCTACGTGAAGCCCAACACCCTCGGCAATACTCGAATGCTGCTCACGCTCTGA
- a CDS encoding YciI family protein, giving the protein MPIFAVHYTYSEATVPGRDTHRPEHRAWLADQLAAGALLSSGPYPDGSGALLLFQAADADALSVLLGADPFARERLIDDVRVVEWLPILGAFAA; this is encoded by the coding sequence GTGCCGATCTTCGCTGTGCACTACACCTACTCCGAGGCCACGGTCCCGGGCCGGGACACCCATCGTCCCGAGCACCGGGCCTGGCTCGCCGATCAACTCGCGGCGGGCGCGCTGCTCAGCAGCGGACCGTACCCGGACGGATCGGGTGCGCTGCTGCTGTTCCAGGCCGCCGACGCGGACGCGCTGTCGGTGCTGCTCGGTGCGGATCCGTTCGCGCGCGAGCGGTTGATCGACGACGTGCGCGTGGTCGAGTGGCTGCCGATACTCGGCGCCTTCGCCGCCTGA
- a CDS encoding TerC family protein: MQVTAVEWVITVVVILALFVFDFFAHVRTPHEPTFRESAFWSAVYIGLALAFGGFVAWQWGATFAGEYYAGFVTEKALSVDNLFVFLIIMSTFAVPRIYQQKALLIGIVVALVMRGAFIAVGAAAISAFSWVFYLFGLFLIYTAVKLIRESGHEVEHEEKRDSRIVALAKRILPTTDSYDGDKLITRVDGRRAVTPLLLALLAIGFADLLFALDSIPAIYGLTSEPYLVFTANAFALMGLRQLYFLIGGLLDRLVYLSYGLAAILAFIGVKLVLHALHENTLPFVNGGEHVSVPEISTPVSLGVILGILVLATVASLLRTRGTARHTDAQNTRL, translated from the coding sequence ATGCAGGTAACCGCAGTCGAGTGGGTGATCACCGTCGTGGTGATCCTCGCCCTTTTCGTCTTCGACTTCTTCGCCCACGTGCGCACTCCGCACGAACCGACCTTCCGGGAATCGGCGTTCTGGTCCGCCGTCTACATCGGGCTCGCGCTCGCCTTCGGCGGCTTCGTCGCCTGGCAGTGGGGCGCCACCTTCGCGGGGGAGTACTACGCGGGCTTCGTCACCGAGAAGGCGCTCTCGGTGGACAACCTGTTCGTCTTCCTGATCATCATGTCCACCTTCGCGGTGCCCAGGATCTATCAGCAGAAGGCGTTGCTGATCGGCATTGTCGTCGCGCTGGTGATGCGCGGTGCGTTCATCGCCGTCGGCGCGGCCGCGATCAGCGCGTTCAGTTGGGTGTTCTACCTGTTCGGCCTGTTCCTGATCTACACCGCGGTCAAGCTGATCCGCGAGAGCGGCCACGAGGTGGAGCACGAGGAGAAGCGCGACAGCCGGATCGTCGCGCTGGCCAAGCGGATACTGCCGACCACCGACAGCTACGACGGCGACAAGCTGATCACCCGCGTCGACGGCCGTCGCGCGGTGACCCCGCTGCTGCTCGCGCTGCTGGCGATCGGCTTCGCCGACCTGCTGTTCGCCCTGGACTCGATCCCGGCGATCTACGGCCTGACCAGCGAGCCGTATCTGGTGTTCACCGCGAACGCGTTCGCGCTCATGGGTTTACGGCAGTTGTACTTCTTGATCGGCGGACTGCTCGATCGGCTGGTCTACCTGTCCTACGGCCTCGCGGCGATTCTCGCCTTCATCGGCGTGAAACTGGTGCTGCACGCGTTGCACGAGAACACGCTGCCGTTCGTCAACGGCGGCGAACACGTCAGTGTGCCGGAGATCTCGACGCCGGTCTCGCTGGGCGTCATCCTCGGCATCCTGGTCCTCGCGACGGTCGCCAGCCTGCTGCGCACCCGCGGCACCGCGCGGCACACCGACGCTCAGAACACCCGGTTGTAG
- a CDS encoding class I SAM-dependent methyltransferase, producing the protein MTDDYLVLNKANWDERAPAHAASRDYAMARFGTEPDFLSDVVRFDLPLLGDIAGCRGVHLQCHIGTDTISLARLGAKMTGLDFSPASLAEARALSEMTGAGVDFVESNVYDAVTALGAAQFDLVYTGIGALCWLPSIGRWAETVAGLLRPGGRLFLREGHPVLWSLDENHTDRLVVGYPYFETAEPMVFADGGTYVATETEFEHVTTHEWNHGLGDIVTALLSAGLSITGLVEHRSVPWEALPGSMTLGDGGEWRLAEHPERVPLSYTLQARKN; encoded by the coding sequence GTGACCGACGACTATCTCGTGCTGAACAAGGCGAACTGGGACGAACGCGCGCCCGCACACGCCGCCTCCCGCGACTACGCGATGGCCCGCTTCGGCACCGAGCCCGACTTCCTCAGCGACGTGGTGCGCTTCGATCTGCCGCTGCTCGGCGACATCGCGGGCTGTCGCGGCGTACACCTGCAATGCCACATCGGCACCGACACCATCTCGCTGGCCCGGCTCGGCGCGAAGATGACCGGACTGGACTTCTCCCCCGCCTCGCTTGCCGAAGCCCGCGCGCTCAGCGAAATGACCGGCGCCGGAGTGGATTTCGTCGAATCGAATGTCTACGACGCGGTAACCGCCTTGGGCGCGGCGCAATTCGACCTGGTGTACACCGGAATCGGTGCGCTGTGCTGGTTGCCGAGCATCGGACGCTGGGCCGAGACCGTCGCGGGACTGCTGCGGCCCGGCGGCAGGCTGTTCCTGCGCGAGGGCCATCCGGTGCTGTGGTCGCTGGACGAAAACCACACGGACCGACTGGTTGTCGGCTATCCGTACTTCGAGACAGCGGAGCCGATGGTGTTCGCCGACGGCGGCACCTACGTCGCGACCGAGACCGAGTTCGAACACGTCACCACGCACGAATGGAACCACGGCCTCGGCGACATCGTCACCGCCCTGCTGAGCGCGGGCCTGTCGATCACCGGGCTGGTGGAGCACCGCAGCGTGCCATGGGAGGCGCTGCCGGGCTCGATGACCCTTGGTGACGGCGGCGAGTGGCGGCTCGCCGAGCATCCGGAGCGGGTGCCGCTGAGCTACACGCTGCAGGCACGCAAGAACTGA